The window ACGAAGCTATCGAGTCCTTCGATGACTTTGATTTTGTTCTCCACCAAGTACAGCTCCTTAAGCGTCGAGCCTAGAGAATCTAGGCCCGTGATCTTGCGTAGCTGATTGTAGCTCAAATCAAGCTTGGTGAGAGAGTAAAACGCGTGCGGGACTGCCTTCTTCGAGAGAGATCCACTTTCGGGGTCTGGCACCATTGCCGAGTCAAAAAAGTCGCGCACCTTCCTGATCTTGTTGTCAAACAAATCTAGTTCAACAAGCCGCCCGGCCAAGTGTTGCGGGAAAGCAGAGAGCTCATGAATGAGATTCttgcgcagagagagagtctTGCACTCGGTGAGCTGATTAAGGTCGAGCTCATCAAGGGTGAAGAGCCGAATGTTGGCAATGTCAATGTCGGTGCTTTTGGCATTGATCGCTAGCTGCTCAGACGCGTGCTTCGTGCTCTCAgtgtgctgcggtggcactTCTTGCtcaccgtcgctgccactGTTGGACCTTGCCGGCGTGGCGgctgaaggaggcgcggcagcggcttgaAGAATTCTTTCCCTCAAGCGCGCCTTTTTCTCCTCGTCAAGATTGGAGAACATGGACCTAGGAGTCTTGGGTATGGAAGTGCTGAAGGGTTCAAACGAAAACCAAAGGAAACCtggggagaaaaaaaaggaaggagaTTCAGTTATAGAAGGGGCGTGGGGCAAGTGGCATTGACAAAGCGACGAATaacgcgcacgcagaagGACTGCAGTTGTTGTAAAACGATGACTGGGCGTACCGCATGACAGAGGGACTCATGATGATGAGCTTTCAGAGCAGGAGAAACGGCGCAGCCGCCCTGAAAAACCCCGGCAAGTCTCCCAAATCTGTCCATTCTGCTTTGGTTTTTCGCTCAGGGCTGCCGCCAGCCATCGTTGCGGCACAGCAAGGTGgacagccgctgcgcgcagAAGGAGCTCTCTCACGAGCGATGAGAAGGCGAGACAGAAACTTCCGTGTAATGAGTGGCGCGCTTTTTCACCTTTTTTTTAGAACTATCATGGTGTGCTCCCCCCTTGTTTGTGCTTTTAGGGAAGATGCGCCTGAGAGGGGCGCACGGGTGCAGAGGGGAGTCAAACTGAGTGGTTCTTTATAAAGAAACCGTGCCCCTCAAAGATATTTGGCGACACCCCCTGTTTGCTCGTAGCTCAGCTGTATCAAGACAGCGGACTCCAGCCGGTGCCTGCGTCGAAAGAAAGCCTTACGGTGTGTTGTGCCCCAACTAAAATGATTATTCAGCAGGCAGTGGTGTTTGTGGCTGTACGCCGTCATGCATTCTGATTAAATCAAGAGGGCCTCATTGTTTTAGCATGCGCAGCTTCGCAGATCAGCTGGACAACGTAACTTAGACGCCTCTTCAGGTTTGGACAGCTGAAGAGGAGAGCTTTTCAGTGCCGTGTATGCAACACATCTTGTGCGATGCACGTCTTTCAAATTCTCAAGCAACACTCTGTTTCTTTTATGCCGCAAGCTGGCATTGATAATTTGGTGGCCGCGCGCGGCAAACCCTCTTTATTTTCCCGCCATGCGCCCAAAGCTTATCGTCTTGATGCTTGTTTGAAAGCCTCTTCTCGCGTGTGAAGAGGGCATTTTTCTTTTCAAAACAAGGATAGTAAAGTCCTCACCTTTTTAGTTTCCTCTTGCGCACTCGATAGCGCAGGCtctcttttgttttgctgGAAAGCCTCGCGATTTCTCGAGTAACTTTTAGCCTCCGTTCTGTTGCATGAGCTGGTAATAGTAAATCCTTCATGTgcctccttcttttctcttgcaAAAATGGCCCCTTTTCACGTAGCAGTGCTTGCCCGTTGAATGACAGATTATGCTATTAGATCACCTACACCTTTCGCTGCACATTGTATTCAAGTAATTGTAGACTCTTCTGTTTGTGGCTGATTCGGACAGTCAACCAGATATGGGCATTAAGCTCCCTGATTTCAAACAACTGAGAACTTCACGTCCCTAGCTCAGTCCAGATGAGAGTCCATCAAGCACCCCTTCCACACAAATCTAGTTTTTCCTTTTACCGTCCGCATTCTGCCGCACAGCATGACTCCAGCTCGGCTCCACCGcggcctgtcacaggccccgtTGCGTGGGGCAAAGCAGAGGGAAACACGTGTTAGGGCAATGCCGACCCCGTCACCTGAGCATGGCTTCCGCCTGaagctcccccccccgcacagCAGGTCGCCATGCGCTGAATCGCTCGGGGTGAGCTAGGCTCCCGCCCGCAGGCAGGCAGCGCCGAGTGAGGTGCAttcgagccacgctggcacTCTGTCtatcatgtggatggcacagacgtgctCACAGTCGCAGGTCGTTCTGAGGCATCGCTATATATACGGCCTGGCCgtcgacatcagcagcgacagagagcTCTGATTTCGCTACGCCGCAGGCAGTGGACCCTGCTGCCATCAGAAGTGGCTCGGCGCGGGCAGGGAtaggggctgcttggctttcaCACAGAGAGTGGTGCGTACTGGACCCTGGATACCACGATGAGGTGTAACCCTGTCATCAGGGGACTCTTCAAATGGTAAGGGTATTAACAGCAATAATGGTACTAACGAAAAACACttacacacagacaaaaGAAAGAAATGAGCAGATAGAAAAGGGACATTTTGAATTTAGGCATCACATGTGTTTTCCTCTTATATCGCCAACTGTTCACCGCTTTTTTGACACCTTTTTCTCCTTTATCTATTCTTATTGCAACAAAAATGGTGGCCTCAGCCAATTATTTGCTGCACAGTTGTGCCCACTCAAAAATTCCTCAAGTAACCTTTTTTCTAGCTGTGCTTGTAGCTTATAGTCTTTCACTCTCACTGTTTTCACATTGCAGTGTTGCTTTTgcatctctttttttttccctcgCCTGGCGGcttctatttttttttttttccgaaaatggctttctctctgttttccCTCATCGGAACGGCTGCCGTGGCTCTTCTACTTGTGGTGGCTGCGCCAAGCTCTGCTGACACCATTACTGTCAATGCTGCCACACAGGCGTGGCTGAAGATGTGGATTAAGTCTATTCCAAACCTGCAGATCATTTGGTTGAACCCGAACATTTGCTCTCGCGCTGGCATTGAGTGCGTTTCTGCCACCAACTCCATCAACATTCGTCTGGATGGCGTGACGTCCACTGGATTCAACTTCATCGGCACCCTCCCTGAGGTTGACAGCTCCATCGACGGCAATGAGCTTCAGATCACCAGCATCTCCGTCAGAGGCAAGGCTCGCTTCACCGGCACTATCCCTGCGTCGTGGTCGCGCATCACCCGGCTGACTCGCCTGGATTTTAGCAGAACGCGGATGAGCGGCCGGATTCCTGATGAGCTCGGCAGCCTCGCTACCTTGGTGTCTGTCGACTTCTCGAACTCATACTTCTGCTACGGCCTGCCCAACTGGAACGCTTCTAGCATGCCGATGCTTTCACAGGCCATTTTCACGAATAACAACATGCGCGGCCCGTTTGCCTCATCCTGGTCCACCTTCCCAGCTTCCCTGAAGCTCGACATCACCGGCAACAAGCTATGCGGTTGCATGCCCAGCTCGTGGGACTCCAAATCGAACctggtggctgctgccaaGGCCATGGATGCTGGCACTGTCTCCAACTGCTTTCGTTCTTGCAACTCCGCTTCCCTGTCTTACTGCCCGGCTCCGCCCACTGGCAACGGCGCGCAGATGATTACGATGACTACGGCCGTGGTTGGCCTGGTTGTCGCTGTTGCTTCCTTGGTCTTCTGAGGACTAGAGACATGTGCTGTCTGGGCGAGCTCAGCTTGATCGTTCTT of the Leishmania donovani BPK282A1 complete genome, chromosome 5 genome contains:
- a CDS encoding surface antigen-like protein, whose translation is MAFSLFSLIGTAAVALLLVVAAPSSADTITVNAATQAWLKMWIKSIPNLQIIWLNPNICSRAGIECVSATNSINIRLDGVTSTGFNFIGTLPEVDSSIDGNELQITSISVRGKARFTGTIPASWSRITRLTRLDFSRTRMSGRIPDELGSLATLVSVDFSNSYFCYGLPNWNASSMPMLSQAIFTNNNMRGPFASSWSTFPASLKLDITGNKLCGCMPSSWDSKSNLVAAAKAMDAGTVSNCFRSCNSASLSYCPAPPTGNGAQMITMTTAVVGLVVAVASLVF